The Sphingobium sp. JS3065 genomic sequence GCTGACTTCACCCATTTGTAGGGCTTGGGATTTTCATTGTGAGCCGCAATGAAGGCCGTGATGTCGGCTTCGAGTTCGGCCGTGGATCGGTGGACACCGCGCTGCAACTGCTTGCGGGTCAATTCGGCGAACCAGCGCTCGACTTGATTGATCCAGGAGGCGGATGTCGGGGTGAAGTGGACATGCCAATGTGGACGGCGCGCCAGCCAGGCCTTGATCTTCGCTGTCTTGTGAGTGGCATAGTTGTCCATCACGAGGTGCACGTCCGGACCCTTGGGCATCTCGGCGTCGATCCTCTTGAGGAAGTCGAGGAACTCGGTTGCCCGGTGTCGTTTGTAGCACTTGCCGATCACCGCGCCGGTGGCGATGTCGAGCGCCGCGAACAGTGATGTCGTACCGTTGCGGATATAGGTATGAGTGCGCCGCTCGGGTACGCCAGGCGCCATGGGCAATACCGGCTGCTCGCGATCCAGCGCCTGGATCTGCGACTTTTCATCCACGCACAGCACAACCGCCCGGTTCGGTGGCGACATGTACAGGCCAACTATGTCCTGCACCTTGTCGACGAACAGCGGATCGCTCGACAGCTTGAATGTCTCTGACCGGTGCGGCTGCAGGCCAAATGCACCCCAGATTCGGCGGATGGTGGTGTGCGACAGCCCAGAAGCAGCTGCCATGGTGCGGATCGACCAATGGGTGGCATCCTTCGGCGTCGTGTTCAGCGTGCGCTCGATCACCTGAGCTACCTGCGCATCCGATACTGTGCGGGGTCGGCCGCACGATATTCATCGGTCAGCCCTTCAATGCCATCCTGCACGAAGCGACGCCGCCATTTGCCCACAATATGCTCGTGAACACCGAGGCGTTCGGCAACTTCCTTGCTCTGCAGGCCCTCTGCACACAGCAGAACCATCCGGCAGCGATCGGACAAAGAACGCGGCGCTTTGTGCCGCCGAACCTGACCTTCGAGAAAAGACCGATCCTCGGCGCTCAATATAACCAAATCCGCTTGTCTGCCCGCCATCCCCAATGCCCCTGCCTGTCCGACAACGACATATACAATGATGCCTACTTCAGTTCCAGGTGACTAGCGCTTTCATTCATTCCCGGCGTCATCGGAATCGGCAAAAGCCCGCATTCCACGTCGTCGCCATAAGGCCAGCGCCTGCTCGCGATCCGGCCAGCGCATTTTCGCCGCTGCCTCGACCAGCAGCCCGAGGATCACGGCGCGATCGTCGTCGGTGAGCTCGACGAGGCCCGCCTTGGCAACGAGCCCTCCCAGCTCGATCAGATGCCGCGTGCGTTTGCGCCGCTTCACATGCCAGTCCCTGTGATCATGCCGCGCCTGCTTCGCCTGAAGGCGATAGCGTGCGATCGTCGTCCTTCGCAGCGCTGCCTTGCTGGCCGCCAGTGCTGCGGCCAGCGTCTTCGCGTTCCCCCCGAAAGAACGCGGCGCCCCGCTTGCGCCACGCCTCCCGCGTTGAGCGCTCGGCAGTGGCAGCGCCAAGCAAGACGCCGGCCAGCTCCTCGATGCTGAGTCCATCGGCGCCGGTTGCCATGACCAGCTCGCCAAGCTGGCTTTGCTTGCGGCTCTTGAGTTGTCGCGCCTTATCATTGAGAGCCTTGAGTTCGGCGTCATAGTTCCTGGGTTTGCGCATGGTTCGTCCCTTTCCTTGATGGAGCGGAACGAACCAGTTATCGGGGTTCCCGATCAGTCACAACATCATGAAATCTCCTGAGATTTCGCGTTCCCGAGACTGATGAAATCTTTCGAGGGCGCGCTTATACGTCGTGCCGACGTGCGCTTTTGAGTGTAAATGGATTGCCGTCATGGCGATCTACCACTTCTCGGCCAAAGTGATTTCCCGCGCCGCCGGCTCCTCGGCGGTGGCAGCGGCCGCCTATCGCTCGGCCTCGCGCCTGCGTGATGAGCGCCTGGGCCGCCACCACGACTTCTCCAATAAGCCCGGCGTCGTGCACAGCGAAATCATGCTGCCCGATGGCGCGCCGGAGGAATGGCGCGACCGTGAACAGCTCTGGAATGATGTCGAGGCGGCGGAACTGCGCAAGGACGCGCAGCTCGCCCGCGAGATCGAGTTCGCCATTCCCCGCGAGATGAACCAGGCGGACGGGATCGAGCTTGCCCGCGACTTCGTGCAGCGTGAATTCGTCGACTGGGGCATGGTCGCCGATCTCAATGTCCATTGGGATATCGGACCTGACGGAAATCCCAAGCCCCATGCCCATGTTATGTTGGGGATGCGCGAAGTCACCGAAGAAGGCTTTGGCGCCAAAGTCCGCGACTGGAACAGGACCGAACTTCTGACCCACTGGCGCGAGGCCTGGGCCGAACATGTCAATCAACGCCTCGCCCAGCTCGATATCGACGCCCGGATCGATCACCGATCTTTGGAAGTGCAGGGCATTGACCTCGAGCCGCAGCACAAGATCGGTCCCGCCGCCTCGCGCATGGTCGAGCAGGGACTGGAGAGCGAGCGGCTCGACGAGCACCACGCCATTGCCCGTGCCAATGGCGAGAAGCTGCTCGCTGATCCGGCCATCGCCCTGGATGCGATCACCCACCAGCAGTCGACCTTCACCACCCATGACCTTGCCATGTTTGTGCACCGGCACAGCGAAGGGAAGGACCAGTTCGATCAGGTGATGGCGGCGGTTCGGTCCTCGCCCGAGCTGGTGAAACTGGGTAAGGATGGCCGGGGTGAGGACAGGTTCACCTCAAGGTCGATGCTGGAAACCGAGCAACGGCTGGAACGTGCCACCGCAACGCTCGACGCGCGGCGCCATCATGGCGTGGGCGAGCGGCATCTCGAGCGGGCGTTGGCCCACGCGGCGGATCGGGGAATGCTGCTCTCGCCCGAACAACGCGGCGCGTTCGAACATGTGACCAACTCTCGCGGCATCAGCAACGTCATCGGCTATGCCGGCACCGGCAAGAGCGCGATGCTGGGCGTCGCGCACGAAGCATGGGAATCGGCAGGCTACACCGTGCAGGGCGCGGCCCTATCCGGCATCGCCGCCGAGAACCTCGAAAGCGGCTCGGGCATTGCCAGCCGCACCATTGCCAGCCTGGAGCATCAATGGGCTCAGGATCGCGAGTTGCTGACCAACAGATCGATCCTCGTCATCGACGAGGCCGGCATGATCGGCACGCGCCAGATGGAGCGCGTGATGGCCGAGGCCCAAAAGCGCGGCGCCAAGGTCGTGGCTGTAGGCGATCCCGAGCAGCTTCAGGCGATCGAGGCGGGCGCTTCGTTCCGCTCTATCGCCGAGCGCCATGGCGCGGTCGAGATCAAGACCGTTCGCCGCCAGTCCGAGGACTGGCAGCGCCAGGCGACGCGACAGCTTGCCAACGGTCGGACGGGCGAGGCACTCGCCGCCTATGACGAGGCGGGCCATGTCCATGCCGCCGGGACGCGCGAACAGGCACGTGAGACGCTGATCGATCGCTGGGACAAGGAACGGCAGGCACATCCTGATGCCAACCGGATCATCCTCACCCATACCAACGAGGAGGTGCGCGAACTCAATGAAGCCGCGCGGGGGCGCATGCGCGCCGCGCAGATGTTGGGTGACGACATCAACCTGGTCGTCGAGCGCGGTAGCCGTGCCTTTGCGACCGGCGACCGTGTCATGTTCCTGCAAAACGAGCGCAGCCTGGAGGTGAAGAACGGCACGCTCGGCACCGTCGAGCATGTCAGTCCGATCGCCATGCGCGTGCGCACCGATGACGGCAGGGCCATCGCCTTCGATCTCAAACACTATGCCCATGTTGATCATGGCTATGCCGCCACGATCCACAAGGCGCAGGGCATAACCGTGGGCAATGTCCACGTGCTGGCAACACCGAGTCTCGATCGGCATGCCGCCTATGTCGCGCTGTCCCGGCACAGGGACAGCGTCGATCTGCATTACGGCAAGGACGACTTCGCCGATCAGTCGAAGTTGGTCCGCGCCCTCAGCCGCGAGCGTGGCAAGGACATGGCGTCGGACTATGCCTGCGTGACCGAGCCTGTCCCGCAAGTACAGCCCAGGCGCGGCATCTTCGACGGGCTCAAGCTCAAACCATCACCGCTCGATCGGATCCCGACAAATCCGAACTTCGATGGCCTGCGGCTCAAAGTCTCGAAGGATCTGGCACAACCCACCGCGCCTCCGCCGGAGATCGTTTCGACCGCGCCCGGCGCCGAGAGCCGCGAGGCACAGCTGCGGCACGAGCGGACAGATGCGCTGCAACGCCATGCCAGGGCGATCGATGCGATCTACAGCACGCGGGATCGTGGCGGCCGGGAAAGCCCCGAGCAGCTCGCCGAGCTCAGGTCTGCGCGCCAGGCGTTTGAGGAGCAGCGCCCGGATGGGCCGCGCGATGCCGAGGTGGCCTATGCCAAGGACCCACACCTCGCGAGCGAGGCGGCGCAGGGTCGCACCGCCCGTGCGATCCGCGCACTGCAGCTGGAAACCGAGCTGCGCACCAATCCCGAGTTGCGGGCCGACCGGTTCATCACCCGCTGGAACGACCTCTCCGGTCGGGTTGATCGGCACTATGCCGCCGGGAATATGGACGCCTACAAGTCCACGCGTTCGGCCATGGCGGATATGGCGAGGAGCCTCCACCGCGATCCGCAGCTCGAATCCCTCCTTGCCATCCGCAAGGCGCAGCTTGGCATCACCATGATGGACAGCCAGCGCTCGCTTGGCGCCCAGCTCGCGTTCGACCACGGCATTGATCTTGGCAGGGGACGCGGGCTGGGGCTGTAGAACAGCCCAAGGCCCGAGTCGTGGGGGTCTTCACCACCTGCCACAATCTCAGGCCGCCTCAGTTGCAGGCGCGCCAACGCGGCCGCGAATCTCATCGCTTCCAGCGATGTTTCAGCCTCTGGCATTCCGAACGGAGCAAGGTCTAGCCTGCCGTTCATGACCGAGACCACCGACACCGAAGTAACCACTGCCCAGGCCTTCGAGGCCGTGCGGCATGAACTCAGCCTCCTGCACAATGCCGTTGCCAACCTGACGGCGGCGCGCGAGCGGATCCCCGATCACACGGCGGCGCTTGATGGCATCGATCGACGTCTGGGGAATGTCTGTGGCCGGCTTGCCGCCGTCGAACAGACACCGGCGATCTCGCTCACACCCGCCGAAATGGCGCAGCAGATCAACCGAGCCGCTGAAGCCGTGCGCGTTGAGGATCGGCGCATGCTCGACACCGCGCGCGCCGCGCTCGACCGGTCGGCTGGGCAAATCGACAGAGTTGTAAAACGGGGGCAGGCGGCCGACCGGCAGATCGAACGCCAGATATGGTGCGTGGCAGCGGGCATGCTCGCCGGCATCCTCGTATGGGCGGTGCTGCCCGGAACCGTTGCACGATCCCTGCCGGCCAGTTGGCATGTGCCCGAATGGATGGCGGCGCGGACCATGAACATGGAGCAGAGGGTCGCTGGCGAGCGACTGATCGCGACGGCGCGCAAGCCGGAACGACCGTGAGGTTGGACTGTCCGGAACGACAGGTCACACCCGCACAAATGTAATAGCGGACATTCGGATGCGTCGGTATCGGCTTCCGGGTCCGACCCTTCTTTGCCGTTCAGCGCCTAGTTTTTACTCCTCAGGTGCGGACCGGCTGCTTATCCGTCCTGGGCAAGAAAGGCCAGGTCAAAACTATGGATTGACGGGTTCATCAGGAATTTCCGTTTC encodes the following:
- a CDS encoding conjugal transfer protein TraD, yielding MKRRKRTRHLIELGGLVAKAGLVELTDDDRAVILGLLVEAAAKMRWPDREQALALWRRRGMRAFADSDDAGNE
- a CDS encoding conjugal transfer protein TraD, whose product is MRKPRNYDAELKALNDKARQLKSRKQSQLGELVMATGADGLSIEELAGVLLGAATAERSTREAWRKRGAAFFRGEREDAGRSTGGQQGSAAKDDDRTLSPSGEAGAA
- the traA gene encoding Ti-type conjugative transfer relaxase TraA, giving the protein MAIYHFSAKVISRAAGSSAVAAAAYRSASRLRDERLGRHHDFSNKPGVVHSEIMLPDGAPEEWRDREQLWNDVEAAELRKDAQLAREIEFAIPREMNQADGIELARDFVQREFVDWGMVADLNVHWDIGPDGNPKPHAHVMLGMREVTEEGFGAKVRDWNRTELLTHWREAWAEHVNQRLAQLDIDARIDHRSLEVQGIDLEPQHKIGPAASRMVEQGLESERLDEHHAIARANGEKLLADPAIALDAITHQQSTFTTHDLAMFVHRHSEGKDQFDQVMAAVRSSPELVKLGKDGRGEDRFTSRSMLETEQRLERATATLDARRHHGVGERHLERALAHAADRGMLLSPEQRGAFEHVTNSRGISNVIGYAGTGKSAMLGVAHEAWESAGYTVQGAALSGIAAENLESGSGIASRTIASLEHQWAQDRELLTNRSILVIDEAGMIGTRQMERVMAEAQKRGAKVVAVGDPEQLQAIEAGASFRSIAERHGAVEIKTVRRQSEDWQRQATRQLANGRTGEALAAYDEAGHVHAAGTREQARETLIDRWDKERQAHPDANRIILTHTNEEVRELNEAARGRMRAAQMLGDDINLVVERGSRAFATGDRVMFLQNERSLEVKNGTLGTVEHVSPIAMRVRTDDGRAIAFDLKHYAHVDHGYAATIHKAQGITVGNVHVLATPSLDRHAAYVALSRHRDSVDLHYGKDDFADQSKLVRALSRERGKDMASDYACVTEPVPQVQPRRGIFDGLKLKPSPLDRIPTNPNFDGLRLKVSKDLAQPTAPPPEIVSTAPGAESREAQLRHERTDALQRHARAIDAIYSTRDRGGRESPEQLAELRSARQAFEEQRPDGPRDAEVAYAKDPHLASEAAQGRTARAIRALQLETELRTNPELRADRFITRWNDLSGRVDRHYAAGNMDAYKSTRSAMADMARSLHRDPQLESLLAIRKAQLGITMMDSQRSLGAQLAFDHGIDLGRGRGLGL
- a CDS encoding DUF6118 family protein produces the protein MTETTDTEVTTAQAFEAVRHELSLLHNAVANLTAARERIPDHTAALDGIDRRLGNVCGRLAAVEQTPAISLTPAEMAQQINRAAEAVRVEDRRMLDTARAALDRSAGQIDRVVKRGQAADRQIERQIWCVAAGMLAGILVWAVLPGTVARSLPASWHVPEWMAARTMNMEQRVAGERLIATARKPERP